In the Kribbella sp. NBC_00482 genome, one interval contains:
- a CDS encoding cytochrome c biogenesis CcdA family protein — MGEWFASSMTGSMLVALPIAVLAGAISFFSPCVVPLLPGYLSYVTGLSAAELGSDKRGRMLAGTALFVAGFSAVFILTGVVFGKAGDLLIDHQTTITRVLGALTVVLGLVFLGGFGFLQKDLRVHRVPAVGIAAAPLLGVLFGFGWTPCIGPTLGTVMTLATTEGSTGRGATLALVFSLGLGIPFIVAALAFRRMLSAVAWVRKHQLLVIRIGGVLMIAVGLLLLTGVWDAMTADLRQWVANFGSAV, encoded by the coding sequence ATGGGTGAGTGGTTCGCCTCGTCGATGACGGGCTCGATGCTGGTGGCACTGCCGATCGCGGTGCTGGCCGGTGCGATCTCGTTCTTCTCGCCGTGCGTCGTGCCGCTGCTGCCCGGCTATCTGTCCTACGTCACCGGCCTGTCCGCGGCCGAGCTCGGCTCGGACAAGCGCGGCCGGATGCTCGCCGGTACAGCGTTGTTCGTCGCCGGGTTCTCGGCGGTGTTCATCCTCACCGGCGTGGTGTTCGGTAAGGCGGGCGACCTGCTGATCGACCACCAGACCACGATCACGCGGGTGCTCGGCGCGCTGACCGTCGTACTGGGGCTGGTCTTCCTCGGCGGGTTCGGGTTCCTGCAGAAGGACCTGCGGGTGCACCGGGTCCCGGCGGTCGGGATCGCGGCGGCGCCACTGCTCGGCGTACTGTTCGGATTCGGGTGGACACCTTGTATCGGTCCGACGCTCGGGACCGTGATGACGCTGGCCACCACCGAGGGCAGCACCGGACGCGGAGCGACGCTCGCGCTGGTGTTCAGCCTCGGGTTGGGGATTCCGTTCATCGTGGCCGCGCTGGCGTTCCGGCGGATGCTGTCCGCGGTGGCGTGGGTCCGCAAGCACCAGCTGCTGGTGATCAGGATCGGCGGCGTACTGATGATCGCGGTGGGACTGCTGCTGCTGACGGGAGTGTGGGATGCGATGACCGCGGACCTGCGGCAGTGGGTCGCCAACTTCGGATCGGCGGTCTGA
- a CDS encoding histidine phosphatase family protein — translation MRHGEVHNPTGVLYGRIPDFHLSELGRAMADRVAEHVKGRDIVHLVSSPLERAQETMEPIAEVFGLTPDIDERVIEAANLFEGKKFGVGDGALRNPSAWWLLRNPWKPSWGEPYQQLVRRMRDAIETARQKAAGHEALIVSHQLPIWIVRSAIEGRRMFHDPRKRQCSLASLTSFTFHGEDIVSVGYSEPAKDLLPVKNPKKFVGGA, via the coding sequence ATGCGTCACGGCGAGGTGCACAACCCGACCGGCGTGCTCTACGGCCGGATCCCCGACTTCCACCTGTCCGAGCTCGGCCGCGCGATGGCCGACCGGGTGGCCGAGCACGTCAAGGGCCGCGACATCGTGCACCTGGTCAGCTCGCCGCTCGAGCGCGCCCAGGAGACGATGGAGCCGATCGCCGAGGTGTTCGGCCTGACGCCGGACATCGACGAGCGGGTGATCGAGGCGGCGAACCTGTTCGAGGGCAAGAAGTTCGGCGTCGGCGACGGCGCGCTGCGCAACCCGAGCGCCTGGTGGTTGCTGCGGAACCCGTGGAAGCCGTCCTGGGGTGAGCCGTACCAGCAGCTCGTCCGGCGGATGCGGGACGCGATCGAGACCGCCCGGCAGAAGGCCGCCGGTCACGAGGCGTTGATCGTGTCGCACCAGCTGCCGATCTGGATCGTCCGGTCGGCGATCGAGGGCCGCCGGATGTTCCACGACCCGCGCAAGCGGCAGTGCAGCCTGGCCAGCCTGACCTCGTTCACCTTCCACGGCGAAGACATCGTCTCCGTCGGCTACTCCGAACCGGCCAAAGACCTACTTCCCGTGAAGAACCCCAAGAAGTTCGTGGGTGGGGCGTAA
- the ccsB gene encoding c-type cytochrome biogenesis protein CcsB, which translates to MSPESYAQVSNLLIPTATVIYALAMVSHAMEWALGRAAVAKTVAVKEEVLVASDGATVSGGVGDVPDAPAVEEPASERLDAASRIGLLLTWLGFVLHLGGVVTRGLAAERVPWGNMYEFSITASLAVAIVYLIFVQRYKLQYLGLGVTFVIAAVLGLASLALYTPAGPLVPALHSYWLVIHVSAAAISGGAFTVGGLVSVLYLVKARAERRVLAGGTMSASLRRLPSAEVMDGTAYKVLAFAFPLWTFGVLVAGPIWAEHAWGRYWGWDPKEVWSLVTWVVYAAYLHARATAGWRGRRAATIAIVGWFVFIFNFVGVNLLVSGLHSYAGV; encoded by the coding sequence ATGAGCCCGGAGAGCTACGCACAAGTCTCCAACTTGCTGATCCCGACGGCCACGGTGATCTACGCCCTCGCGATGGTCTCCCACGCGATGGAGTGGGCCCTCGGCCGCGCTGCGGTCGCGAAGACCGTTGCGGTGAAGGAAGAGGTGCTGGTCGCGTCCGACGGGGCAACAGTCTCCGGCGGCGTTGGCGACGTACCCGATGCTCCTGCTGTTGAGGAGCCGGCGTCCGAGCGGCTTGATGCGGCCAGCCGGATCGGGCTCTTGCTGACCTGGTTGGGCTTCGTGCTCCACCTGGGCGGTGTGGTCACGCGTGGCCTCGCGGCGGAGCGCGTGCCGTGGGGCAACATGTACGAGTTCTCCATCACGGCGTCGCTCGCGGTGGCGATCGTGTACCTGATCTTCGTGCAGCGCTACAAGCTGCAGTACCTCGGGCTCGGCGTGACGTTCGTGATCGCCGCCGTCCTCGGTCTGGCGTCGCTGGCGCTGTACACGCCGGCCGGTCCGCTGGTTCCGGCGCTGCACTCGTACTGGCTGGTGATCCACGTGTCCGCGGCCGCGATCTCCGGTGGCGCGTTCACCGTCGGCGGCCTGGTCTCGGTGCTGTACCTGGTCAAGGCCCGCGCCGAGCGCCGCGTGCTGGCGGGCGGCACGATGTCCGCCTCGCTGCGCCGCCTTCCGAGTGCCGAGGTGATGGACGGTACGGCGTACAAGGTGCTGGCGTTCGCGTTCCCGCTGTGGACGTTCGGCGTCCTGGTGGCCGGGCCGATCTGGGCCGAGCACGCCTGGGGCCGGTACTGGGGCTGGGACCCCAAGGAGGTCTGGTCGCTGGTGACCTGGGTGGTGTACGCCGCCTACCTGCACGCCCGCGCGACCGCGGGCTGGCGGGGCCGCCGGGCCGCGACGATCGCGATCGTCGGCTGGTTCGTCTTCATCTTCAACTTCGTCGGGGTGAACCTGCTGGTCTCCGGCCTGCACTCCTACGCCGGGGTCTGA
- a CDS encoding TlpA family protein disulfide reductase, translating into MRRAVVLVAGLLLAVTACSSGQQAAQNRQGQSGFVSGNGNVSTFAAADRKPAPELTGKTLDGKTWTLSEQTGKVVVLNVWGSWCPPCRKEAPELVAASKELGSAVQFIGLNTRDLDPAQAKKFVQEFGVLFPSIYDPNGKALLRFRGQISSKAIPTTLVIDKNGKVAGRVVGEVTKQTLLGMVKDAG; encoded by the coding sequence ATGCGCCGGGCTGTTGTTCTGGTGGCTGGTCTGTTGCTCGCGGTCACCGCTTGCTCGTCCGGTCAGCAGGCAGCGCAGAACCGCCAGGGCCAGTCGGGGTTCGTGAGCGGCAACGGCAACGTGTCGACGTTCGCCGCGGCCGACCGGAAACCGGCGCCGGAGCTGACCGGCAAGACGCTCGACGGAAAGACCTGGACGCTGTCCGAGCAGACCGGCAAGGTCGTCGTACTGAACGTGTGGGGTTCGTGGTGCCCGCCGTGCCGCAAGGAAGCGCCCGAGCTGGTCGCGGCGTCGAAGGAGCTCGGTTCCGCGGTGCAGTTCATCGGACTGAACACCCGCGACCTCGACCCGGCGCAGGCGAAGAAGTTCGTCCAGGAGTTCGGGGTCCTGTTCCCGAGCATCTACGACCCGAACGGCAAAGCGCTGCTGCGGTTCCGCGGCCAGATCTCGTCGAAGGCCATCCCGACCACGCTGGTGATCGACAAGAACGGCAAGGTCGCCGGCCGCGTCGTCGGTGAGGTCACCAAGCAGACCTTGCTCGGCATGGTGAAGGACGCCGGTTGA
- the resB gene encoding cytochrome c biogenesis protein ResB has translation MTEIKDRIAAASGPEEPSGPPALGLVGWLRWTWRQLTSMKTALVLLFLLALGAVPGSLVPQTAIDPIKVSDFLTAHPKLGPLYDKLGLFDVYKSAWFSAIYLLLFISLIGCVVPRLSVYVKGLRARPPKPPRNLNRLPGYQRFELSEAGDVLEVATRELRKRRFRVQTYDGAVGAERGYLREAGNLLFHFSLILALVGVAWGSLFGYRGSVLVVVGNGFSNSVAQYDDFTPGRAFSGDDDLPPFSLTVKDFEVKFQEDGPQKGAAREFKAQLDYQQTPDAPEQSYELQVNHPLKLDGSSVYLLGHGYAPRVTVRDGQGNVAFSGPAPFLPQDSNFSSFGVVKAPDARPMTLGFEGFFLPTSYIGPNGPVSVFPDDLNPELVMTGYYGRPQPETGKPESVYQLDKSKLTQFQQNGDKWRFQLAPGQSAQLPDKAGSITFDGYSRWVKLQISHTPGTGLALAGISLAILGLMGSLFIHPRRTWVRVREEDGRTVVEVAGLDRGPERGLGDEIQAITTALKPASSSTEEQS, from the coding sequence ATGACTGAGATCAAGGACCGGATCGCCGCGGCCTCGGGCCCGGAGGAGCCGTCCGGACCGCCGGCGCTCGGCCTGGTCGGCTGGCTGCGCTGGACCTGGCGGCAGTTGACGTCGATGAAGACCGCGCTGGTGCTGCTGTTCCTGCTGGCGCTCGGCGCGGTGCCGGGATCGCTCGTCCCGCAGACGGCGATCGACCCGATCAAGGTCTCGGACTTCCTCACCGCGCACCCGAAGCTCGGTCCGCTCTACGACAAGCTCGGCCTGTTCGACGTCTACAAGTCAGCGTGGTTCTCGGCGATCTACCTGCTGCTGTTCATCTCACTGATCGGCTGCGTCGTACCGCGGCTGTCCGTGTACGTGAAGGGTTTGCGGGCCAGGCCGCCGAAGCCGCCGCGCAACCTGAACCGCCTGCCCGGGTACCAGCGTTTCGAGCTCTCCGAAGCCGGTGACGTCCTCGAGGTCGCGACCCGCGAGCTGCGCAAGCGCCGGTTCCGGGTGCAGACGTACGACGGCGCGGTCGGCGCGGAGCGCGGATACCTGCGCGAGGCCGGCAACCTGCTCTTCCACTTCTCGCTGATCCTGGCGCTGGTCGGGGTCGCCTGGGGTTCGCTGTTCGGCTACCGCGGCAGCGTACTGGTTGTCGTGGGCAACGGGTTCTCCAACTCCGTCGCGCAGTACGACGATTTCACGCCGGGACGCGCGTTCAGCGGTGACGACGACCTGCCGCCGTTCTCGCTGACCGTGAAGGACTTCGAGGTGAAGTTCCAGGAGGACGGTCCGCAGAAGGGCGCGGCGCGGGAGTTCAAGGCGCAGCTGGACTACCAGCAGACGCCGGACGCGCCCGAGCAGTCGTACGAGCTGCAGGTCAACCATCCGCTGAAGCTCGACGGGAGCAGCGTCTACCTGCTCGGCCACGGGTACGCCCCGCGGGTGACGGTTCGCGACGGGCAGGGGAACGTGGCGTTCTCCGGACCGGCGCCGTTCCTGCCGCAGGACAGCAACTTCTCGTCGTTCGGTGTGGTCAAGGCGCCGGACGCGCGACCGATGACGCTCGGGTTCGAAGGCTTCTTCCTGCCGACCTCGTACATCGGTCCGAACGGGCCTGTGTCGGTGTTCCCCGACGACCTGAACCCGGAGCTGGTGATGACCGGGTACTACGGCCGGCCGCAGCCGGAGACCGGGAAGCCGGAGTCGGTGTACCAGCTGGACAAGTCGAAGCTGACGCAGTTCCAGCAGAACGGCGACAAGTGGCGGTTCCAGCTCGCGCCGGGGCAGAGCGCCCAGCTGCCGGACAAGGCCGGGTCGATCACGTTCGACGGCTACAGCCGGTGGGTGAAGCTGCAGATCAGCCACACTCCGGGGACCGGGCTCGCGCTGGCGGGCATCTCGCTGGCGATCCTCGGCCTGATGGGTTCGTTGTTCATCCATCCGCGCCGTACCTGGGTGCGGGTCCGCGAAGAGGACGGGCGTACCGTTGTCGAGGTCGCCGGTCTGGACCGCGGCCCTGAGCGCGGGCTCGGCGACGAGATCCAGGCCATCACCACAGCTTTGAAACCCGCCAGCTCGAGCACCGAGGAGCAGTCATGA
- a CDS encoding DUF4229 domain-containing protein, giving the protein MKEFGIYTGLRAALFAVCLAVLWFALRTWLSIWPIALLALIVSSILSIFVLRAARDRLAGKIETRATKMTTRLEQARSAEDDD; this is encoded by the coding sequence ATGAAGGAGTTCGGGATCTACACCGGCCTGCGGGCGGCCCTGTTCGCCGTCTGCCTGGCGGTGCTGTGGTTCGCCCTACGCACCTGGCTGTCGATCTGGCCGATCGCGCTGCTGGCCCTGATCGTCTCGTCGATCCTGTCGATCTTCGTGCTGCGCGCCGCCCGCGACCGCCTGGCCGGCAAGATCGAAACCCGCGCCACGAAGATGACCACCCGCCTCGAGCAGGCCCGTTCCGCCGAGGACGACGACTAG
- the hemL gene encoding glutamate-1-semialdehyde 2,1-aminomutase — translation MAAVPAPTEHSAELFARASTVTPGGVNSPVRAFRAVGGVPRFMASGDGCHMTDVDGNRYLDLVSSWGPLLLGHAHPEVIAAVQAAVGRGTSYGTPTETEVLLGEEIVGRTPVDKVRLVSSGTEATMSALRLARGFTGRAKIVKFAGCYHGHVDALLAQAGSGVLTLGIPGTPGVTEATTADTIVLPYNDQAAVAAAFAEYGDQIAAVITEASPGNMGVVPPRDDFNAFLARICTENGALFISDEVMTGFRITRSGWYGVDGVRPDLMTFGKVMGGGFPAAAFGGRADVMSHLAPEGSVYQAGTLSGNPIATTAGLTTLRLATDEVYAKLDETSLTIQRLVSTALDKEGVPHVISAAGNLFSVFFVESSEGPAEIRDFTGANAQVLPRFTAFFHAMLDAGVYLPPSAFEAWFVSAAIDDDALAELESALAPAAAAAAAVQN, via the coding sequence ATGGCGGCCGTGCCAGCACCCACCGAACACTCCGCCGAACTCTTCGCCAGAGCCTCCACAGTGACCCCGGGCGGGGTCAACTCTCCGGTCCGCGCGTTCCGCGCCGTCGGCGGCGTACCGCGTTTCATGGCCTCCGGTGACGGATGTCACATGACCGATGTCGACGGCAACCGCTATCTCGACCTGGTCAGCTCCTGGGGCCCGCTGCTCCTCGGCCACGCCCATCCCGAGGTGATCGCCGCCGTCCAGGCCGCCGTCGGCCGCGGTACGTCGTACGGGACGCCGACCGAGACCGAGGTCCTGCTCGGCGAGGAGATCGTCGGGCGGACGCCGGTGGACAAGGTCCGGTTGGTGTCGTCCGGGACCGAGGCGACGATGTCCGCGCTCCGGCTGGCCCGCGGGTTCACCGGGCGCGCCAAGATCGTGAAGTTCGCCGGCTGCTATCACGGTCATGTGGACGCGCTGCTGGCCCAGGCCGGTTCCGGCGTCCTCACGCTGGGCATCCCCGGTACACCGGGAGTCACCGAGGCGACCACGGCGGACACGATCGTGCTGCCGTACAACGACCAGGCCGCGGTCGCCGCCGCGTTCGCGGAGTACGGCGACCAGATCGCGGCCGTGATCACCGAGGCGTCGCCCGGCAACATGGGCGTCGTTCCGCCGCGGGACGACTTCAACGCGTTCCTCGCCCGGATCTGCACGGAAAACGGTGCACTTTTCATTTCCGACGAGGTCATGACCGGCTTCCGGATCACCCGCTCCGGCTGGTACGGCGTCGACGGCGTACGCCCGGACCTGATGACGTTCGGCAAGGTGATGGGCGGCGGCTTCCCGGCCGCGGCGTTCGGCGGTCGCGCCGACGTGATGTCCCACCTCGCGCCGGAGGGCTCGGTCTACCAGGCCGGCACGCTGTCCGGGAACCCGATCGCCACGACCGCCGGACTGACCACGCTGCGGCTGGCGACCGACGAGGTGTACGCCAAGCTCGACGAGACCTCCCTGACCATCCAGCGCCTGGTATCGACCGCGCTGGACAAGGAAGGTGTGCCGCACGTCATCTCGGCGGCCGGGAACCTCTTCAGCGTCTTCTTCGTGGAGTCCTCGGAGGGACCTGCCGAGATCCGGGACTTCACCGGAGCCAACGCCCAGGTGCTGCCCCGGTTCACGGCGTTCTTCCATGCCATGCTGGACGCCGGTGTCTACCTGCCACCGAGCGCGTTCGAGGCCTGGTTCGTCAGCGCCGCCATCGACGATGACGCGCTGGCCGAGCTCGAGTCCGCCCTGGCTCCAGCGGCTGCCGCGGCGGCCGCCGTACAGAACTGA
- a CDS encoding TetR-like C-terminal domain-containing protein: protein MDAAGVRQRPRVEGGREEEILDATVAVVAELGYDRLTMDAVATAAKASKATLYRRWSTKAELVVDAISRAKGCPMPEDVDTGSLRGDLISMACGDGGFTDELPMSVVAGLLTALHRDADLQKAFRERFIGPRTEVTNKVYERAVERGEIAPDVDVALLSVTLPAVIIHHAYILGIEPTDDLILRVIDNVILPAARGPQVS, encoded by the coding sequence GTGGATGCAGCAGGCGTGCGGCAGCGGCCGCGGGTCGAAGGCGGGCGTGAGGAGGAGATCCTCGACGCGACCGTGGCGGTGGTGGCCGAGCTCGGCTACGACCGGCTGACCATGGACGCGGTGGCGACGGCGGCGAAGGCCAGCAAGGCCACGCTGTACCGGCGCTGGTCCACCAAGGCCGAGCTGGTCGTCGACGCGATCAGCCGGGCGAAGGGCTGCCCGATGCCGGAGGACGTCGACACCGGCAGCCTCCGCGGCGACCTGATCTCGATGGCCTGCGGCGACGGCGGCTTCACCGACGAGCTGCCGATGTCGGTGGTCGCCGGCCTGCTCACCGCCCTGCACCGCGACGCCGACCTGCAGAAGGCCTTCCGCGAGCGCTTCATCGGGCCGCGGACCGAAGTGACCAACAAGGTGTACGAGCGGGCCGTCGAGCGCGGCGAGATCGCACCGGACGTCGACGTCGCCCTGCTGTCGGTGACGCTGCCCGCGGTGATCATCCACCACGCCTACATCCTCGGCATCGAGCCGACCGACGATCTGATCCTCCGAGTGATCGACAACGTGATTCTGCCTGCGGCGCGGGGGCCGCAGGTGAGCTGA
- a CDS encoding lytic murein transglycosylase has translation MAKGKRRATGSGWRQVAPLIPLALFASAFTVSATDDPAIATASLENGLSGGNPVVVPKQPIAFPANVPVSGVVGHGVDPGEQPTQVVSGLSRNGIPNAALKAYSRAQQVLAQVDPACHLPWTLVAAIGRVESNHGRFGGNALNSLGVAVPGIFGPRLDGSSGTARISDSDAGSFDGDGAFDRAVGPMQFIPGTWRAMGVDGDGDGVRNPQDIDDAAMSTGVYLCSGKTDLSKAGDLNSAVLRYNHSQQYVDLVVSIAKAYAGGSWIAVGNGTAGDDVDQAGDQIDDPGIDAPSDKDLPEAIDIPTPTATATPTPTLTDERDGDQPTDKPTATPTATPSSRPTATPTDKPTTSKPTTAKPTVPTTTTQKPGLTSLTTAVGVIVGTVGSTLTELQKATTYCQSEMAKVTITKPTQTQLQNCVTAYQTGGAKAVDQVIRGLLSALGLLGILGGGILGS, from the coding sequence ATGGCGAAGGGCAAGCGCCGCGCCACGGGTAGCGGGTGGCGTCAGGTGGCGCCGCTGATCCCGTTGGCGCTGTTCGCGAGCGCGTTCACCGTCAGTGCTACGGACGACCCCGCGATCGCTACGGCGTCGCTGGAGAACGGTCTGTCCGGAGGCAACCCGGTCGTCGTACCGAAGCAGCCGATCGCCTTCCCGGCCAACGTGCCGGTGTCAGGTGTGGTCGGCCACGGCGTCGACCCTGGCGAGCAACCGACTCAGGTGGTCTCGGGACTGTCCCGCAACGGCATCCCGAACGCCGCGCTCAAGGCGTACTCCCGGGCCCAGCAGGTGCTGGCCCAGGTGGACCCGGCGTGCCATCTGCCGTGGACACTGGTGGCCGCGATCGGCCGGGTCGAGTCCAACCACGGCCGCTTCGGCGGCAACGCGCTGAACTCGCTGGGCGTCGCGGTCCCGGGCATCTTCGGCCCGCGGCTGGACGGATCGTCCGGGACGGCCCGGATCTCCGACTCCGACGCGGGTTCGTTCGACGGTGACGGCGCGTTCGACCGCGCGGTCGGCCCGATGCAGTTCATCCCCGGCACCTGGCGGGCCATGGGAGTGGACGGCGACGGCGACGGCGTGCGGAACCCGCAGGACATCGACGACGCGGCGATGTCGACCGGGGTGTACCTCTGCTCGGGCAAGACCGACCTGTCCAAGGCCGGCGACCTGAACTCCGCGGTCCTGCGCTACAACCACTCGCAGCAGTACGTCGACCTCGTGGTCAGCATCGCGAAGGCGTACGCCGGCGGCAGCTGGATCGCGGTCGGCAACGGCACCGCGGGTGACGACGTGGACCAGGCCGGCGACCAGATCGACGACCCGGGTATCGACGCCCCGTCGGACAAGGACCTGCCGGAGGCGATCGACATCCCGACGCCGACGGCAACGGCCACGCCGACCCCGACGTTGACCGACGAGCGGGACGGCGACCAGCCGACGGACAAGCCGACCGCGACGCCGACGGCGACTCCGAGCAGCCGTCCGACGGCAACGCCGACGGACAAGCCGACCACCTCGAAGCCGACCACGGCCAAGCCGACGGTTCCGACCACGACCACGCAGAAGCCGGGTCTCACCAGCCTGACCACGGCCGTCGGGGTCATCGTCGGCACGGTCGGCAGCACGCTGACCGAGCTGCAGAAGGCCACGACGTACTGCCAGTCCGAGATGGCGAAGGTGACGATCACCAAGCCGACCCAGACCCAGCTGCAGAACTGCGTGACCGCCTACCAGACCGGTGGCGCCAAGGCTGTC